Proteins encoded in a region of the Sander lucioperca isolate FBNREF2018 chromosome 4, SLUC_FBN_1.2, whole genome shotgun sequence genome:
- the LOC116050987 gene encoding E3 ubiquitin/ISG15 ligase TRIM25-like translates to MAAANYLQSEDQFVCSICLDVFTDPVTTSCGHNFCKNCIAKHWNTNDRYRCPLCKEGFTKRPDLRVNTFISEIVAQFRQSAQQKASSSSSEQQVSKPGEVPCDVCTGTKLKALKSCLVCLVSYCETHLEPHLTMSGLKRHQLIDPVENLEGRICTEHDKPLELFCKTDQTCVCMLCTVLDHKTHDVVPLKEGYERKKTEAEIQQMIQKRRLKIQEIKHSVDLSDDIREIAECVQVFTSLKESVELINTIKEQHKTTEKQAEAFIKELEQEISELMKRSTEVEQVLHSEDHLHL, encoded by the coding sequence ATGGCTGCTGCAAACTACCTCCAATCTGAAGATCAGTTTGtgtgctccatctgtctggatgtgttcacGGATCCTGTGACTACATCATGTGGACACAACTTCTGCAAAAACTGCATCGCTAAACACTGGAATACCAATGACCGGTACCGGTGTCCCCTGTGTAAGGAGGGTTTTACCAAAAGACCTGATTTGAGGGTCAACACTTTCATCTCTGAGATTGTCGCTCAGTTCAGACAGTCAGCTCAACagaaagccagcagcagcagctcagagcaacaagtgtccaaaccaggagaagttcccTGTGACGTCTGCACTGGAACCAAACTGAAGGCCCTGAAGTCCTGCCTGGTGTGTCTGGTCTCCTACTGTGAGACTCATCTGGAGCCTCATCTGACAATGTCAGGTCTGAAAAGACATCAGCTGATCGACCCTGTGGAGAACCTGGAAGGCAGGATATGTACGGAGCACGATAAACCTCTGGAGCTGTTCTGTAAGACCGACCAGACATGTGTCTGCATGCTCTGCACTGTTTTAGATCACAAGACACATGATGTTGTTCCTCTGAAAGAAGGATATGAAAGAAAGAAGACAGAGGCTGAAATTcagcagatgatccagaagagacgACTGAAGATTCAGGAGATCAAACACTCAGTCGACCTCAGTGATGATATCAGAGAGATAGCAGAATGTGTTCAGGTCTTCACCTCTCTGAAGGAGTCTGTTGAGCTCATCAACACGATCAAAGAGCAGcataaaacaacagaaaaacaggccgaagctttcatcaaagagctggaacaggaaatctctgagctgatgaagaggagcactgaggtggagcaggtgttacactctgaagaccacctccatctt